One segment of Nostoc flagelliforme CCNUN1 DNA contains the following:
- the pstC gene encoding phosphate ABC transporter permease subunit PstC — MTTNSQNLSLATKNRSDVEKSLDRGFIWLTKIFAFGVAAALLWIGLQVAIASWPAMQKFGASFLANTTWNPVNDSYGVLPQIYGTLLSSFIGLLLAVPIGVGTAIVLSEDFLPAKVKLVLVFAVELLAAIPSVVYGVWGIFVLVPILTNLGKWLNSYFGWIPFFSTSPTGPGMLPAGVILAIMTLPIITALSRDALISIPSSLRQASVGLGATRWETILQILIPAAFSGIVSAVMLSLGRAMGETMAVTMLIGNSNNISISLLAPGNTISSLLANQFSEASGLQVSALMYAALVLFFLTLVVNIMAEFIVLRVKRL; from the coding sequence ATGACTACAAATTCTCAAAACCTTTCATTAGCGACAAAAAATCGCTCTGATGTAGAAAAATCCCTAGATAGGGGTTTTATTTGGCTTACTAAAATTTTCGCCTTTGGGGTTGCTGCCGCTTTATTATGGATCGGCTTACAGGTTGCAATTGCTTCTTGGCCTGCCATGCAAAAGTTTGGTGCTAGCTTTTTAGCTAACACCACTTGGAACCCAGTTAATGATAGCTACGGGGTTCTACCTCAAATTTATGGAACTCTCTTGAGTTCTTTTATAGGTTTACTGCTAGCTGTACCAATTGGAGTTGGTACTGCTATTGTACTAAGCGAGGATTTTTTACCCGCAAAAGTGAAGTTGGTACTGGTTTTTGCAGTAGAACTACTCGCAGCTATTCCCAGCGTTGTCTACGGCGTGTGGGGTATTTTTGTTTTAGTGCCTATCTTAACTAACTTGGGAAAATGGCTCAATAGTTACTTTGGCTGGATACCATTTTTTAGCACCTCCCCTACAGGCCCAGGAATGTTACCGGCGGGAGTCATATTAGCAATTATGACTTTGCCCATCATCACAGCTCTATCGCGCGATGCCTTAATTTCTATACCCTCCAGTTTGCGCCAAGCCTCCGTAGGGCTAGGAGCAACCCGATGGGAAACCATCTTGCAAATTCTGATTCCAGCAGCCTTTTCAGGGATAGTTAGCGCTGTGATGTTGTCACTAGGTCGGGCAATGGGAGAAACAATGGCTGTAACAATGTTAATTGGTAATTCCAACAACATTAGTATCTCACTGTTAGCACCAGGCAATACGATTTCTTCTCTACTAGCAAATCAATTTTCAGAAGCTAGTGGTTTGCAAGTTTCGGCTTTAATGTACGCTGCTTTAGTTTTATTCTTTTTGACCCTGGTAGTCAATATCATGGCCGAGTTTATCGTTCTGAGAGTCAAGCGACTGTAG